A single window of Cytobacillus dafuensis DNA harbors:
- a CDS encoding ATP-binding protein, producing MLLEGSNLLFNLLVILITMAIHQFWIESKPNSPFVKNYAILFTSALAIFLCMSFSIVEEDGIKFDLRRVPLWLGTIYGGPLIGILLSLETMLIRFFQGGIGGIISLFSTPLLLAIALLVRPYYFRLRTLNKVMVAAIINILISIFILISVSMAKNTLVDIKFFTSYLMTNFFGIIFVSLSFEAIRKNYLFRMKIYHSAKLDLIGHLAAAVNHEIKNPLTTVRGMIHLLKDDPSLPNEKKESFFQIAMEEIDKIDRIVSDYLTFARPYPNKIEMLPIGQVLSESISIVKPLADQASVKIEIKEISHCTIPGDHSKFVQALVNILKNSIDALPNGGSIEIKAVIMNNLCSIHILDNGVGMSSEIISRLGEPYFTMTSNGTGLGMMVVFKIIESMKGKISINSELGTGTEVILSLPSS from the coding sequence ATGTTACTTGAAGGCAGTAATTTACTCTTTAATTTACTAGTCATCCTCATTACCATGGCTATTCATCAATTCTGGATTGAAAGTAAACCGAATAGTCCATTTGTTAAAAATTACGCAATATTATTCACATCTGCTTTAGCTATTTTTCTATGTATGTCATTCTCAATCGTTGAGGAAGATGGCATCAAATTCGATTTAAGAAGAGTTCCACTTTGGTTAGGAACAATATATGGCGGACCGTTAATAGGCATTCTCCTTTCTTTAGAAACTATGTTAATAAGGTTTTTCCAAGGTGGAATTGGAGGTATTATTTCATTATTCAGTACTCCTCTGTTACTTGCTATAGCACTTTTAGTTAGACCTTATTATTTTCGCTTAAGGACATTAAATAAAGTGATGGTAGCTGCAATTATAAATATTCTTATTTCAATATTTATTCTCATATCTGTTTCAATGGCCAAAAATACATTAGTTGATATCAAATTTTTTACGAGTTACCTAATGACGAATTTTTTTGGGATTATTTTTGTTAGTCTCTCTTTTGAAGCTATTAGGAAAAACTATTTATTCCGTATGAAAATATACCACTCTGCTAAGCTTGATCTGATCGGACATTTAGCTGCAGCAGTCAATCATGAGATCAAAAATCCTCTGACGACTGTTCGTGGAATGATCCATTTACTTAAAGATGATCCGTCTCTTCCTAATGAAAAAAAAGAATCTTTTTTTCAGATTGCAATGGAGGAAATTGATAAAATCGATCGAATTGTATCCGATTACCTCACTTTTGCAAGACCTTACCCAAATAAAATAGAGATGCTTCCAATCGGACAAGTCTTATCTGAATCAATTAGTATAGTAAAGCCATTAGCTGATCAGGCCAGTGTGAAAATAGAAATAAAAGAAATAAGTCATTGTACAATACCTGGAGATCACTCCAAATTCGTTCAAGCTTTAGTAAATATTCTTAAGAATAGTATAGATGCCTTGCCAAATGGCGGCAGCATTGAGATAAAAGCAGTTATAATGAATAATTTATGCAGCATTCATATTTTAGATAATGGGGTTGGCATGAGCAGTGAAATAATCAGCAGATTAGGAGAGCCTTATTTCACTATGACAAGTAATGGAACAGGGCTTGGCATGATGGTTGTGTTTAAAATTATTGAAAGCATGAAGGGGAAAATAAGTATTAATAGTGAGCTAGGAACAGGCACAGAAGTAATTCTTTCTCTACCAAGCTCTTGA
- a CDS encoding 2Fe-2S iron-sulfur cluster-binding protein, which translates to MLDSRLFTVGSLIPRNIVSESLKLPYSSSSIHKSSITDNTQSMIVLQNGKPYEIQQVKGQLLLDAALKQGQELQYKCRKGTCGLCKLKIDHGSAFLLPPNNIEQKKLKNTLDDGYRLACQSIMR; encoded by the coding sequence ATGTTGGATAGCAGATTATTTACTGTTGGCTCGCTCATTCCAAGAAATATTGTATCAGAATCATTAAAGCTGCCGTATTCAAGTTCAAGCATTCATAAAAGTTCCATTACAGACAATACACAAAGTATGATTGTCTTACAAAATGGAAAACCCTATGAAATTCAGCAAGTAAAAGGGCAGTTATTATTAGATGCAGCCCTAAAACAAGGGCAAGAGCTGCAATATAAATGCCGTAAAGGTACATGTGGTTTATGTAAATTGAAAATTGATCACGGATCAGCCTTTTTGCTGCCGCCAAATAATATAGAGCAAAAAAAGTTAAAAAATACATTGGACGATGGGTATCGATTAGCTTGTCAATCTATAATGAGATAA